One genomic window of Caldivirga maquilingensis IC-167 includes the following:
- the pheT gene encoding phenylalanine--tRNA ligase subunit beta translates to MPTIEVSLRDLSSIARVDLTISRLREVVEVLKGEVTEVKGDYAAIELNYDRPDLFSAEGLGRAIGIYLGSRSIPQYSINGPVTRLDITKAPEYRPYAYMAIVRNVELNDEAIRQLFQLQEILHKDYGGDRRLVSIGLYDLDTVKPPFSYVAVKEATYRPLGYSESMTLTDVLKLTEKGRAYSSLVKPGEYPLLIDSEGRVLSFPPILNGEETKITESTRNVLIDVTGIEPGLMKHVLNIMVTSVAERSRNPIIESIEVTGNSSEITPSLKWIKVNVKLRDVEDLLGIRLEANTVINVLTRMGLKASIMGDSIDVLAPPYRIDVHSYVDVIEDVAIGLGYNNLEPNLPPSTHFGIKHPVEYLSGVIRDLLLGMGLQEVVNFNLTSDEVMRNIGLVNFIKLSNPKIRDYSALRSSLIPSLLLTVKINQRLVGKLEAFEVGDVIELKDNEAVTSRRIGILLMGDGYTLTDGLSIVKSLLRALGMSINLRKCSSKPFIPVRAVEVLVNDTSIGCIGEVDPEVLVNLGIEKPTVIGELNIDLMLSILKNIHQ, encoded by the coding sequence GTGCCGACTATTGAAGTCTCCTTAAGAGACCTATCCTCAATAGCGCGGGTTGATTTAACAATCAGTAGGCTGAGGGAGGTTGTTGAGGTTCTTAAAGGTGAGGTCACTGAGGTTAAGGGTGATTACGCGGCTATTGAGCTTAACTACGATAGACCTGATTTATTCTCAGCTGAGGGGCTTGGGAGGGCTATAGGCATATACCTAGGCTCAAGAAGCATCCCGCAGTACAGTATCAATGGGCCGGTCACTAGGCTGGATATAACTAAGGCGCCGGAGTATAGGCCTTACGCATACATGGCCATTGTAAGGAACGTTGAACTTAATGATGAGGCCATTAGGCAACTCTTTCAGCTTCAGGAGATACTGCATAAGGATTATGGTGGTGACAGGAGACTAGTATCAATAGGCCTATATGACCTTGACACTGTTAAGCCACCCTTCAGTTACGTTGCCGTTAAGGAGGCTACCTATAGGCCATTAGGCTACAGTGAATCCATGACACTTACTGATGTACTTAAGTTAACTGAGAAGGGTAGGGCGTACTCAAGTTTAGTTAAACCTGGGGAGTATCCATTATTAATTGATAGTGAGGGGAGGGTGCTCTCATTCCCACCAATACTTAATGGTGAGGAAACTAAGATAACTGAATCCACTAGGAACGTGTTAATTGATGTAACCGGTATTGAACCTGGGTTAATGAAACACGTATTAAACATTATGGTTACCTCAGTGGCTGAGAGGTCTAGGAATCCCATAATAGAGTCCATTGAGGTTACTGGAAACAGTAGTGAAATCACCCCAAGCCTTAAGTGGATTAAGGTTAACGTTAAGCTAAGGGATGTTGAGGATTTACTGGGCATAAGGCTTGAAGCCAACACGGTTATTAATGTATTAACAAGAATGGGGCTTAAAGCCTCAATCATGGGTGACTCAATTGATGTCCTTGCCCCACCCTATAGGATTGATGTCCACAGTTACGTTGATGTGATAGAGGATGTCGCCATTGGTCTCGGTTACAATAACCTTGAACCAAACCTACCACCATCAACTCACTTTGGCATCAAGCACCCTGTGGAGTACCTAAGCGGTGTTATTAGGGATTTATTACTTGGTATGGGGCTACAGGAGGTGGTTAATTTTAACTTAACCAGTGATGAGGTTATGAGGAATATTGGTTTAGTTAACTTCATTAAATTAAGTAATCCTAAAATTAGGGACTACTCAGCGCTCCGCAGTTCGCTTATACCGTCACTACTCCTAACAGTTAAGATTAATCAAAGGCTTGTTGGTAAACTGGAAGCCTTCGAGGTGGGTGATGTAATTGAGTTAAAGGATAATGAGGCAGTTACCAGCAGGAGGATTGGCATATTACTCATGGGTGATGGATACACATTGACTGATGGATTATCAATAGTTAAGTCACTTCTCAGGGCATTAGGAATGAGCATTAACCTACGCAAATGCAGTAGCAAACCCTTCATACCTGTACGTGCAGTAGAGGTGTTAGTGAATGACACAAGTATCGGATGCATTGGTGAAGTTGACCCAGAAGTACTGGTTAATCTAGGTATTGAGAAGCCTACGGTTATCGGTGAGTTAAACATAGACTTAATGTTAAGTATACTTAAAAACATTCATCAGTAG
- a CDS encoding phenylalanine--tRNA ligase subunit alpha, with amino-acid sequence MIVLPPLQYSIIKVLVEVNEPIDADSLASKVGKRTEDIMRDLEELKAREFIRIEYRLVTRIALTDLGEEYLRIGLPEERLIARLRELGGKANLSELSQSMNLSKEELTAALGRLRRLKAVNLSGSVINLTGDEGEFRNYINELKTFLNNIKGEVEYTGELPEYVEEARRRGLVKVHQVKRLIVAATQEALNLYRSGQLTSARVITSLTSADLASGSWRGGVFKEFDLTVEVPLRPIRRKHPFIQFLNQVRDELVAMGFEEVKDEHVDAALWNFDTLLVPQYHPARRETDVFYVENKLKPREAPGEVMERASEQHRLVWSYEWSRDEALRVLLRTHTTLVTIKQIYHRGPGEYRLFSLDRVYRPDTPDATHFMEFHQLEGIIVGRGVTFRNLLGFFTELANRLRLGRVYFKPAYFPFTEPSVEGYVKHPKLGQLEVFPGGMFRPEVLRIVGLGSEYKVAAWGVGIDRLAMVVLGVDDIRTLYTNNVKEIDSMKTPIGVI; translated from the coding sequence ATGATTGTATTACCACCATTACAGTACAGTATAATTAAAGTGCTGGTTGAGGTTAATGAGCCTATTGACGCAGATTCCTTAGCTAGTAAGGTGGGTAAGAGAACTGAGGACATTATGAGGGATCTTGAGGAACTTAAGGCAAGGGAGTTCATTAGAATTGAATACCGGTTAGTCACGAGGATTGCGTTAACAGACCTTGGTGAAGAGTACTTAAGAATAGGCCTACCTGAGGAGAGGCTCATAGCCCGGTTAAGGGAATTGGGTGGTAAGGCTAACTTAAGTGAGTTAAGTCAATCAATGAATTTAAGTAAGGAGGAGCTCACAGCCGCCTTGGGTAGGCTTAGGAGGCTTAAGGCAGTTAACCTAAGTGGTAGTGTAATTAACTTAACCGGTGATGAGGGTGAATTCAGGAATTACATTAATGAACTTAAAACATTCCTAAACAACATTAAAGGTGAAGTAGAGTACACTGGTGAATTACCTGAATACGTAGAGGAGGCTAGGCGGAGGGGACTTGTTAAGGTTCATCAAGTGAAGAGACTCATAGTGGCTGCGACCCAGGAGGCCTTAAACCTTTATAGGAGTGGTCAATTAACCAGTGCAAGGGTAATAACCAGCCTAACCTCAGCTGACTTAGCCTCAGGTTCCTGGAGGGGCGGGGTCTTTAAGGAATTTGACTTAACGGTGGAGGTGCCTTTAAGGCCTATTAGGCGTAAGCACCCCTTCATTCAGTTCCTAAATCAGGTTAGAGATGAGTTAGTGGCCATGGGGTTTGAGGAGGTTAAGGATGAACACGTTGATGCAGCCTTATGGAACTTCGACACCCTCCTAGTGCCTCAATACCACCCGGCTAGACGTGAAACCGACGTATTCTACGTTGAGAACAAGCTAAAGCCAAGGGAAGCCCCAGGGGAGGTTATGGAGAGGGCTAGTGAGCAGCATAGGTTAGTTTGGTCGTATGAGTGGAGTAGGGATGAGGCCCTTAGGGTACTTTTAAGAACACACACTACACTGGTTACTATTAAGCAGATTTACCATAGGGGGCCGGGGGAGTATAGGTTGTTTTCACTTGATAGGGTTTACAGACCTGATACACCCGATGCCACGCACTTCATGGAGTTTCACCAGCTTGAAGGCATAATAGTGGGTAGGGGGGTTACCTTCAGGAATCTACTGGGCTTCTTCACCGAGCTTGCTAATAGGCTTAGGCTTGGTAGGGTTTACTTTAAGCCGGCGTACTTCCCCTTCACTGAACCGAGCGTTGAAGGTTACGTGAAGCACCCGAAGCTTGGTCAACTTGAGGTTTTCCCCGGAGGCATGTTTAGACCTGAGGTGCTTAGGATAGTTGGCTTAGGTAGTGAGTATAAGGTTGCGGCTTGGGGTGTTGGGATAGATAGGTTGGCAATGGTTGTCCTTGGCGTTGATGATATTAGAACCCTCTACACTAATAATGTTAAGGAAATAGACTCAATGAAGACTCCCATTGGGGTGATTTAA
- a CDS encoding radical SAM/SPASM domain-containing protein, with translation MTSELIKDMGLIFLTECPATPLTHILALNTGDYTESLVKSLGSGNPVDATLYLTRACNLRCATCYVSASKPLPNELNAGEWIRVVDELGKLGVRYLYLLGGEPLLLLNRGLLDIVKRGKENGMIVSLSTNGTLVSEEAAVKLRDSGVDQVQVSLDGPNPVINDAIRGHGSFSKAINAIKYLKDAGVTVSLSYTVTISNADYVKDFVKLASDLKIPVVTFIRVQEFGRASGGGLGISNELAHEVLIKLSELSDVNVKVVYSGFRFGLLNLMSKAYRETEGLLNGLKVVNYGTCPAGRSRLVIDSNGDIYGCELLMRPEFREGNVRRDELSKVWVSGFKAFRNRVPSPLCLTCPFFKICRGGCPARVYAKYGSLNGPDPQCTLMNS, from the coding sequence TTGACCAGTGAATTAATTAAGGATATGGGGTTAATCTTCCTCACAGAGTGCCCTGCAACACCATTAACTCACATCCTGGCGCTTAATACCGGAGACTACACTGAGAGTCTTGTTAAGTCACTTGGTTCAGGTAATCCAGTGGATGCCACCCTTTACTTAACCAGGGCATGCAACCTCAGGTGCGCTACCTGTTACGTATCAGCCTCAAAACCATTACCCAATGAACTTAATGCTGGTGAATGGATAAGGGTTGTGGATGAGTTGGGTAAATTGGGGGTAAGGTACCTTTACTTACTTGGAGGTGAACCCCTCCTTCTACTTAATAGGGGTTTACTAGACATAGTTAAGAGGGGTAAGGAGAATGGTATGATTGTTTCCCTAAGCACTAATGGAACCTTAGTAAGCGAGGAGGCTGCAGTTAAGTTAAGGGATTCAGGGGTGGATCAGGTTCAAGTGAGTCTTGATGGGCCTAATCCAGTGATTAATGATGCTATTAGGGGTCATGGATCCTTCAGTAAAGCCATAAACGCTATTAAGTACCTTAAGGATGCTGGGGTAACGGTATCATTATCGTACACGGTCACAATCAGTAATGCTGATTACGTAAAGGACTTCGTTAAACTAGCCTCCGATTTAAAGATTCCTGTGGTAACCTTCATTAGGGTTCAGGAATTCGGTAGGGCTAGCGGAGGGGGCTTAGGTATTAGTAATGAATTAGCCCATGAGGTTTTAATTAAGTTAAGTGAATTAAGTGATGTTAATGTTAAGGTAGTGTACAGTGGCTTTAGGTTCGGGTTACTGAACCTTATGAGTAAAGCTTACCGTGAGACTGAGGGGTTACTTAATGGGCTTAAGGTGGTTAACTATGGTACATGCCCAGCAGGTAGGAGTAGGCTTGTGATTGACTCCAATGGTGATATTTACGGTTGCGAATTATTAATGCGACCGGAGTTTAGGGAAGGTAATGTTAGGCGGGATGAGTTGAGTAAGGTGTGGGTAAGTGGGTTCAAGGCCTTTAGAAACAGAGTACCCAGTCCATTATGTCTTACATGCCCATTCTTTAAAATATGCCGGGGAGGGTGCCCAGCTAGGGTTTACGCTAAGTATGGTTCATTAAATGGCCCTGACCCACAATGCACATTAATGAACAGCTAG
- a CDS encoding RraA family protein: MNFEYLSRVLYSPVISDALDELGIYNHALPSYILPINPDYVVMGYAYPMYVGEANDPNPDNPYEGLIEAVDAVPEDSVIVIEVEETIRGRTAVWGELTSTAAMARGARGVVVHGLIRDVNQVLRLGFPVFAVGKTPYDIKGRGEFKGHGIEVTVGDVRVKVGDLVFGDINGVVIVPKEVMSEVINRAIEKVNRESTAKSELRRGAYLKDIWGKYKVL, translated from the coding sequence GTGAACTTCGAGTACTTAAGTAGAGTACTCTACTCACCAGTTATTTCAGATGCATTGGATGAATTAGGCATTTATAATCATGCATTACCAAGTTACATACTTCCAATTAACCCTGATTACGTGGTTATGGGGTATGCATACCCAATGTACGTTGGTGAAGCCAATGACCCTAACCCAGATAACCCTTATGAGGGACTAATTGAAGCTGTGGATGCAGTTCCAGAGGATTCAGTAATCGTTATTGAGGTTGAGGAGACTATTAGAGGTAGGACTGCTGTTTGGGGTGAATTAACAAGCACTGCAGCAATGGCTAGAGGTGCTAGGGGTGTTGTTGTGCATGGTTTAATTAGGGATGTTAACCAGGTTTTAAGACTTGGATTCCCAGTGTTCGCAGTGGGTAAAACGCCGTATGATATTAAGGGTAGGGGTGAGTTTAAGGGTCATGGAATTGAGGTAACCGTGGGTGATGTGAGGGTTAAGGTGGGTGACTTAGTTTTCGGCGACATTAACGGCGTAGTCATAGTACCTAAGGAAGTTATGAGTGAAGTCATTAATAGGGCTATTGAGAAGGTGAATAGGGAAAGCACCGCTAAGAGTGAGTTAAGAAGAGGCGCCTACCTTAAAGACATATGGGGTAAGTACAAGGTTCTTTGA
- the upp gene encoding uracil phosphoribosyltransferase gives MGRVIIVDHPLAQDILTTLRDKRTGQIEFRKGLVRLGRLVGYEIIKSFETYNVEVETPLGVKARGIRIKDVDKVIIVQVLRAAMPMVEGLLKAFPAARIGVVSARRVENTHVPGSMEFQIDVGYYRIPEIHGDDTLIVVDPMLATGSTILSTLNIVYRHGKPKRTITVHVIGTRYAIDRVLAKYPDIDVYLVAVDPELNERGFIVPGLGDAGDRAYGEA, from the coding sequence ATGGGGAGGGTGATAATTGTTGATCATCCCCTGGCCCAGGACATATTAACAACACTTAGGGATAAGAGGACGGGCCAAATTGAGTTTAGGAAGGGGTTGGTTAGGCTTGGTAGGTTAGTGGGTTATGAGATAATTAAGTCCTTTGAAACCTATAATGTGGAGGTTGAGACACCCCTTGGTGTTAAGGCTAGGGGGATTAGGATTAAGGATGTTGATAAGGTCATAATAGTTCAGGTACTTAGGGCGGCAATGCCCATGGTTGAGGGTCTTCTTAAGGCCTTCCCAGCGGCTAGAATAGGTGTTGTTAGCGCCAGGAGGGTTGAGAATACTCATGTGCCTGGTTCAATGGAGTTTCAAATAGATGTCGGTTACTATAGGATTCCTGAAATACATGGTGACGATACGTTAATTGTGGTTGACCCAATGTTAGCCACCGGGTCAACAATATTATCCACCTTAAACATAGTGTATAGGCATGGTAAACCTAAGAGAACTATTACAGTTCACGTAATAGGCACTAGGTACGCCATAGATAGGGTACTAGCCAAGTACCCGGATATTGACGTTTACCTAGTTGCCGTTGACCCTGAGTTGAATGAGAGGGGATTCATTGTACCTGGGCTTGGGGACGCTGGGGATAGGGCCTACGGTGAAGCCTAG
- a CDS encoding FAD-dependent oxidoreductase gives MKFALKCSPGQKISKRQGKVAIIGAGPAGLGAAGYLICKGYDVDVYDRMPEPGGMTLFAIPNWRLPWNNIRAGVRELRELGVNFFSNVKVICDEEYSIEGDQFVKSKIHLEELIDKYDALVIATGTWESRRLKIPGENLKGSYLALDYLFRIYASQHGYLPKSEVFKTGLKSMVVGAGLTAVDAAIESQLEGAKEVYLSYRRTINEAPAGKAEINRLIQRGVKLLELTLPVEVNGKEYVEAVKMIKMRLGKPDASGRPAPEPIPGSEFILNVDTLISAVGEIPTPPMRKECCGVKLRQNGTIDTDAQGRTTRLGVFAAGDVTNGPTLIGKALSHGMRIAQSVEAFLEAGGKKGSSWRS, from the coding sequence ATGAAGTTTGCATTGAAGTGTAGTCCAGGTCAGAAGATCAGTAAGAGGCAGGGGAAGGTGGCTATAATTGGGGCTGGGCCGGCGGGCCTGGGTGCGGCTGGTTACTTAATATGCAAGGGGTATGATGTGGATGTCTACGATAGGATGCCTGAACCAGGTGGAATGACGCTCTTCGCAATACCCAATTGGAGACTACCTTGGAATAACATTAGGGCTGGGGTGAGGGAACTTAGGGAACTGGGTGTTAACTTCTTCAGTAATGTTAAGGTTATTTGCGATGAAGAGTACAGTATTGAGGGTGATCAGTTCGTTAAAAGTAAGATTCACTTGGAGGAGTTGATTGATAAATACGACGCCTTAGTAATAGCCACAGGGACTTGGGAATCCAGGAGGCTTAAAATCCCTGGGGAGAATCTTAAAGGATCATACCTAGCCCTCGATTACTTATTCAGAATATACGCAAGCCAACATGGTTACTTACCTAAATCTGAAGTTTTTAAAACAGGCCTAAAGTCCATGGTGGTTGGGGCTGGTTTAACCGCTGTTGATGCTGCAATAGAGTCTCAATTAGAGGGGGCTAAGGAGGTTTACTTATCCTACAGGAGGACCATAAACGAGGCCCCTGCCGGTAAGGCTGAGATAAATAGGTTAATTCAAAGGGGGGTTAAGCTCCTTGAATTAACACTACCGGTGGAGGTTAATGGTAAGGAGTACGTTGAGGCTGTTAAGATGATTAAAATGAGGCTAGGTAAGCCGGATGCCTCAGGTAGACCTGCCCCAGAGCCAATACCTGGTTCTGAATTCATACTCAACGTAGATACCTTAATATCAGCGGTTGGTGAAATACCAACACCACCCATGAGGAAGGAGTGCTGCGGTGTGAAGTTAAGGCAAAACGGCACCATAGATACTGATGCCCAAGGTAGAACAACCAGGCTCGGTGTCTTTGCGGCTGGCGACGTAACAAATGGCCCGACTTTAATTGGTAAGGCATTGTCCCACGGCATGAGGATAGCGCAATCCGTTGAGGCATTCCTTGAGGCTGGGGGTAAGAAGGGGAGTAGTTGGAGATCCTAG
- a CDS encoding DUF373 family protein yields MAEEKILVLCVDRDNDVGERLGVKTPVIGRDEVLKVGVDFIVRYPDDSDANAIFGAIRVYDSLRPIYGNNIEVALVTGSSDSDVEADLKVMAELDKVLSVFNADGIILVSDGPSDEVVLPLIQSRRTVISVKRIVVKQTRSVEDFAVLTRYYLRKAFLEPGWRQYTLGLPGLVVMLYGIWLLIPQSIKPMIASSLSLLIGVVLLFIAFNAYRPLILFIRRYEVTFFTILVTIVILAMYINIYSPILRTNPYMILIGKPLTLPEIIGIIYGALVAVLVIETYSKSHRIPYGYIASISLISPLTGLSSIIVPGFNIASFILFLIIYVLINILVLAVIFVIRRHMRRISIER; encoded by the coding sequence ATGGCTGAAGAGAAGATACTGGTGCTTTGTGTAGATAGGGATAATGATGTTGGGGAGAGGCTTGGTGTTAAGACTCCAGTTATTGGTAGGGATGAGGTTCTTAAGGTTGGGGTGGATTTCATAGTTAGATACCCTGATGATTCTGATGCAAACGCCATATTTGGGGCTATTAGGGTTTACGATAGTTTAAGGCCAATATACGGTAATAACATTGAGGTTGCCTTAGTAACTGGTAGTAGTGATAGTGATGTTGAGGCTGACTTGAAGGTTATGGCTGAGTTAGATAAGGTTTTAAGCGTCTTTAATGCTGACGGCATAATACTTGTCTCAGACGGCCCCTCCGATGAAGTGGTGCTTCCCCTAATACAATCAAGGAGAACAGTGATATCTGTTAAGAGGATTGTTGTTAAACAGACTAGGAGTGTTGAGGATTTCGCTGTGTTAACTAGGTATTACCTTAGGAAGGCTTTTCTTGAACCAGGGTGGAGGCAATACACGTTGGGTTTACCTGGACTGGTGGTTATGCTTTACGGGATATGGCTTCTGATTCCTCAATCAATTAAGCCCATGATAGCTTCATCCTTATCACTATTAATTGGCGTAGTGTTACTCTTCATAGCCTTTAACGCATATAGGCCACTCATATTATTCATAAGGCGTTATGAAGTCACATTCTTCACAATACTGGTAACCATAGTTATACTAGCCATGTACATAAACATATACTCACCCATACTGAGGACTAACCCCTACATGATCTTAATAGGGAAGCCATTAACCCTACCTGAAATTATAGGAATAATATATGGTGCATTAGTGGCAGTATTAGTTATAGAGACTTACTCAAAAAGCCACAGAATACCCTATGGATACATAGCGTCAATTTCATTAATATCACCCTTAACCGGATTATCCTCAATAATAGTACCCGGCTTCAACATAGCATCATTCATACTATTCCTCATAATATACGTATTAATCAACATACTGGTGCTAGCTGTAATATTCGTGATTAGGAGGCATATGAGGAGGATTAGTATTGAACGGTGA
- a CDS encoding TRM11 family SAM-dependent methyltransferase has protein sequence MEALIKLKRLMGTELACLELRILIKLSGLNSGNVECGDGWAKVNTSSGLEQLLGVINRAALVKEMVVNGVKYKPTLIKTILGSVRKDSPHLNPLHALLMINLTGVIDGPLIDPFAGVGTIPRIAEELGIRAIGCDVKSMSDLVCNALMMPIRPGSIKAVVTDPPFNRVFRTESRLSNLYIRFLESVIELLAKGGSIVMTLPSYLLDVVIDEATSLNLNAYCIGVDHVHGALSRFILCLSKDNG, from the coding sequence ATGGAGGCACTCATTAAATTAAAGAGGCTAATGGGCACTGAGTTAGCGTGCCTAGAATTAAGAATACTGATTAAGTTAAGTGGATTAAATTCAGGTAATGTTGAATGTGGGGATGGTTGGGCTAAGGTAAACACCAGCAGTGGGCTTGAGCAATTGTTAGGAGTCATTAATAGAGCAGCCTTAGTTAAGGAAATGGTGGTTAACGGAGTTAAGTATAAGCCCACCTTAATTAAGACAATACTGGGTAGTGTTAGGAAGGATTCACCTCACTTGAATCCACTTCACGCATTACTCATGATTAACCTAACCGGTGTCATCGACGGCCCATTAATAGACCCGTTCGCTGGGGTAGGTACAATACCTAGGATAGCTGAGGAATTAGGAATACGTGCAATTGGGTGTGATGTTAAGAGTATGAGTGATCTAGTCTGCAACGCATTAATGATGCCTATTAGGCCTGGTTCAATTAAGGCAGTGGTAACAGATCCACCATTCAATAGGGTGTTTAGGACAGAGTCAAGGCTCAGTAACCTCTACATTAGGTTCCTTGAATCAGTCATTGAATTACTGGCTAAGGGTGGTAGTATTGTAATGACGCTTCCCTCATACTTACTGGACGTAGTTATTGATGAAGCCACTTCATTGAACTTAAACGCATACTGCATAGGTGTTGATCATGTTCATGGGGCATTATCAAGGTTCATCCTATGTTTAAGCAAGGATAATGGTTAA
- a CDS encoding paREP15 coiled-coil protein, whose amino-acid sequence MESIVGSIVDKALETVLKKIEDGKKLSIEDLVVLMIGMFRETNRRIDETNKRLDAMADALNKRIDSLDVKIDAKINDVYRRIDETNKRIDEILKLMGNMEERINKRMDLLNTNIDAIDKSLNAKIDSVDKSLNAKIDDVGRALSVRIDAISGRIDDISRRIGDTNRRIDEVLKLIGGMEERINKRIDETNRRIDALVEAVAKSSH is encoded by the coding sequence GTGGAGTCTATTGTTGGCTCTATTGTTGATAAGGCCTTGGAGACCGTACTTAAGAAAATTGAGGACGGTAAGAAACTGAGTATTGAGGATTTAGTTGTCTTAATGATTGGGATGTTTCGTGAAACCAATAGGAGGATTGATGAAACGAATAAGAGGCTAGACGCCATGGCTGATGCATTAAATAAGCGCATTGACTCACTTGACGTTAAAATAGATGCTAAAATTAACGATGTTTATAGGAGGATTGATGAGACTAATAAGAGGATTGACGAGATACTAAAGCTAATGGGGAATATGGAGGAACGTATCAATAAGCGTATGGATTTATTAAATACTAATATAGATGCTATTGATAAGTCATTAAATGCTAAGATTGATAGCGTTGATAAGTCGTTAAATGCTAAGATTGATGATGTCGGTAGGGCATTAAGCGTAAGAATTGATGCCATTAGTGGGAGGATTGATGATATCAGTAGGAGGATAGGGGATACTAATAGGAGGATTGATGAAGTTTTAAAGTTAATAGGAGGCATGGAGGAGCGCATTAATAAGCGTATAGATGAAACAAATAGGAGGATAGATGCATTAGTAGAAGCAGTAGCGAAAAGTAGCCATTAG
- a CDS encoding roadblock/LC7 domain-containing protein — MKQGKGLVNGLNDLLESYLRDMEGDVVSVVVSDINGLPIAYKTVINLDINSLSALCALTINHMRKISGETKLGDVEYAIVSYSGYVLYIEYIYGDLLLMVVANNNANMGLITYVTGKYAEYISNLIKSTKDSN, encoded by the coding sequence GTGAAGCAGGGGAAGGGACTAGTTAATGGGCTTAATGACTTACTTGAGTCTTACTTGAGGGATATGGAGGGAGATGTGGTAAGTGTAGTGGTATCGGATATTAATGGTTTACCAATAGCATATAAGACTGTAATTAACCTGGATATTAATTCATTATCAGCATTATGCGCCTTAACCATTAATCACATGCGGAAGATCAGCGGTGAGACTAAGTTAGGTGATGTTGAATACGCAATAGTAAGCTACAGTGGCTACGTACTTTACATTGAGTATATTTACGGTGACTTACTACTCATGGTGGTTGCTAATAATAATGCTAACATGGGTTTAATAACATATGTAACAGGCAAGTATGCTGAGTACATAAGTAATTTAATAAAGTCCACAAAGGATTCTAATTAA
- a CDS encoding glycosyltransferase family 2 protein has translation MELRMSDAPDASIIVPTLNEAGNVGRLIEELASNLKGINYEVVIVDDGSTDGTVKVAEETAKKLGVNLKVIERGRRLGLSSAVIDGVKASRGGIIVVMDADLQHPPSVVPKLIEAVSNGADLAVASRYINGGGIAGDWPLLRRIISRGAVTLAHILVPTARDVKDPVSGFFAVKRSAVCIDKPHGDYKILLDILALCRVRRIVEVPYVFRTREAGSSKLGTRQIINYVKQIASISLSLLSLSGYRPIKFAIVGAIGLVVSELVLHVFWRILGLAYFISLIPAIEAGIANNFTLNKVWTFKDRSVGYWVGLGKYHVASLTGTAVTYAVTNLLHYGLGVNGYVAYVIGVIFGFIANYIMAEVYVFKYRRTGTDNNL, from the coding sequence ATGGAGTTAAGGATGAGTGATGCACCTGATGCATCAATAATAGTACCAACACTTAATGAAGCTGGTAACGTAGGTAGGCTTATTGAGGAATTAGCCAGTAACCTTAAGGGCATTAACTATGAGGTGGTAATTGTTGATGATGGATCAACTGATGGAACCGTTAAGGTTGCTGAGGAGACTGCTAAGAAGCTTGGGGTTAATCTTAAGGTTATTGAGAGGGGTAGGAGACTTGGATTATCAAGCGCAGTGATTGATGGTGTAAAGGCCAGTAGAGGGGGTATTATTGTTGTAATGGATGCTGATTTACAACACCCACCATCAGTAGTGCCTAAGCTTATTGAGGCCGTTTCAAACGGCGCTGATTTAGCCGTCGCTTCTAGGTACATTAATGGTGGCGGCATAGCAGGTGATTGGCCCCTCCTTAGGAGGATAATAAGCCGTGGGGCAGTTACCCTAGCCCACATACTAGTGCCCACAGCCAGGGATGTTAAGGACCCTGTCTCAGGCTTCTTCGCAGTGAAGAGGAGTGCCGTATGCATAGATAAGCCCCATGGTGACTACAAGATCCTCCTCGACATACTCGCCCTCTGTAGGGTTAGGAGGATAGTGGAGGTTCCCTACGTTTTTAGAACCAGGGAGGCTGGCTCATCTAAGCTAGGTACTAGGCAAATAATAAACTACGTTAAGCAGATTGCCTCAATATCACTGAGTCTGCTTTCCCTAAGTGGTTATAGGCCCATTAAATTCGCCATTGTCGGCGCAATAGGCCTAGTTGTCTCAGAACTGGTGCTTCACGTATTCTGGAGGATACTTGGGTTAGCGTACTTCATATCCCTCATACCAGCTATTGAGGCGGGTATTGCTAATAACTTCACCCTAAATAAGGTGTGGACGTTTAAAGACAGGTCAGTGGGTTACTGGGTGGGGTTAGGTAAGTATCATGTGGCTAGTTTAACCGGAACAGCGGTGACGTATGCTGTAACGAACCTGCTTCACTACGGCCTAGGCGTAAATGGTTACGTAGCATACGTAATAGGTGTTATATTCGGTTTCATAGCCAACTACATTATGGCCGAGGTCTACGTCTTCAAATACCGGCGCACGGGCACTGATAATAACCTTTAA